Proteins encoded by one window of Rutidosis leptorrhynchoides isolate AG116_Rl617_1_P2 chromosome 7, CSIRO_AGI_Rlap_v1, whole genome shotgun sequence:
- the LOC139860190 gene encoding uncharacterized mitochondrial protein AtMg00240-like, with the protein MGEIGCFLGLEVDKLENGYFISQRGYARSLLERFNMGESKPMTTPMEPNLKMKKDQGKELKDVKLFRQMVGSLIYLTITRLEIAYSVGIVSQFMQCPTNVHLDAAKRILRYVKGSIGHGLWYKKCDNVLLKGFVDADWMGDANDRHSTSVTVLTWVPLLFHGVARSKMLLLCLARKQNT; encoded by the coding sequence ATGGGGGAGATTGGATGTTTTCTTGGCTTGGAAGTTGATAAATTAGAAAACGGATACTTTATCTCTCAAAGGGGTTATGCAAGAAGTCTCTTGGAACGTTTCAACATGGGGGAGTCAAAGCCTATGACTACTCCAATGGAACCAAATCTCAAAATGAAGAAAGATCAAGGAAAAGAGCTCAAGGATGTGAAGTTGTTCCGACAAATGGTTGGAAGTTTGATCTATCTAACCATTACAAGGCTGGAAATTGCTTACTCGGTTGGCATTGTTTCACAATTTATGCAATGTCCaactaatgttcatcttgatgCAGCAAAAAGGATCCTTCGTTATGTGAAAGGATCAATAGGCCACGGCTTGTGGTATAAGAAGTGTGATAATGTTTTGTTAAAAGGTTTCGTGGATGCAGATTGGATGGGAGATGCAAATGATCGCCATTCAACTTCGGTTACTGTTTTAACATGGGTTCCGCTGTTATTTCATGGTGTAGCAAGaagcaagatgttgttgctttGTCTAGCACGGAAGCAGAATACATAG